Proteins from a single region of Pseudomonas fulva:
- a CDS encoding TonB-dependent receptor family protein, translating into MPCLPPFALRPRHLLAASLLGTALPAAHADTTPGSLQLDGVQVTEQALTEQQAAEEQLNQVPGGTNLVDMQRVEQGRVAGNADVLAYQPGVYAQSPGNEGIKIAIRGSGINRGTGSHASGNHIMLDGLPLTGSGGTPYELLEPLWISRAEVLRGANGFDKGSLALGGAIDYITRTGRDADKLQLRYEAGSHGYQKRSISSGQVLGDFDYYINLTDSEYDGYQDHSSGKGKGVAANLGWRINDSLETRFYLRYRETEHEVPGRLTKAQIEHDPRAAAANNLRIDAHRDQPGSTWLANKTTWQIDDDSTLVAGLAYHHYPMDIVENSSPNGNTYRVRVDYSDVSGTLNYSRRHRLFGLDSTTTVGFRSTTNLPSSKSKENAALPITVSANGGPTATYPAGTLMRAYEHLGSDNVLHIGNETELAPDLWLTSGLALIYTRREVEVTWPATDDKLSEHTWDYAPRIGLRYQLNPDVQLYGNVSRSVEPPHAWSMLWSSPLRFPNSNQPYSARQRAPISLDNQTASSVEIGGRGDSMLGQWNAAYYYSLVRNELLTVEITASAPPSESNASPTVHQGIELGLDSPLWNGGATGVLALRQAYTFSDFHYRDDGAFGDNRLPGLPRHYYQAELRYDHPSGFYAGLNTLYASKVAVDYANSYYADAYAIFGATLGYASPKDDWQTWLDLRNLTDKRYAATVTPVYNAAGQDGARSTPGEGFGAYVGVSYSFN; encoded by the coding sequence ATGCCCTGCCTGCCCCCATTCGCCCTGCGCCCACGTCATCTGCTGGCTGCCAGCCTGCTGGGCACGGCGCTGCCCGCCGCCCATGCCGATACCACGCCGGGCAGCCTGCAGCTCGACGGCGTGCAGGTCACCGAGCAGGCGTTGACCGAGCAGCAGGCGGCTGAAGAGCAACTCAATCAGGTGCCAGGCGGCACCAATCTGGTGGATATGCAGCGTGTCGAGCAGGGCCGCGTCGCCGGCAATGCCGATGTGCTGGCCTACCAGCCGGGCGTGTATGCGCAGTCGCCGGGTAACGAGGGCATCAAGATCGCCATCCGCGGCTCGGGCATCAACCGCGGCACCGGCTCCCACGCTTCCGGCAACCACATCATGCTCGATGGCCTGCCGCTGACCGGCTCGGGTGGCACGCCCTATGAGCTACTGGAGCCGCTGTGGATAAGCCGCGCCGAAGTGCTGCGCGGCGCCAATGGGTTCGACAAGGGCTCGCTGGCCCTGGGCGGCGCCATCGACTACATCACCCGCACCGGCCGCGATGCCGACAAGCTGCAGCTACGCTACGAAGCCGGCAGCCATGGCTACCAGAAGCGCAGTATCAGCTCCGGCCAGGTGCTGGGGGATTTCGATTACTACATCAACCTGACCGACAGCGAGTACGACGGCTATCAGGATCACTCCTCAGGCAAGGGCAAAGGGGTCGCGGCGAACCTCGGCTGGCGCATCAACGACAGTCTGGAAACGCGCTTTTACCTGCGCTATCGGGAGACCGAGCATGAAGTGCCGGGCCGGCTGACCAAGGCGCAGATCGAGCACGACCCACGGGCGGCCGCCGCCAATAACCTGCGTATCGATGCCCACCGCGACCAACCCGGCAGCACCTGGCTGGCCAACAAGACCACCTGGCAGATCGATGACGATTCCACCCTGGTGGCCGGCCTGGCCTATCACCACTACCCGATGGATATCGTCGAGAACAGCTCGCCCAACGGCAACACCTACCGGGTGCGCGTGGACTACAGCGATGTCAGCGGCACGCTGAACTACAGCCGTCGCCATAGGCTGTTCGGGCTCGACAGCACCACCACCGTGGGTTTCCGTAGCACCACCAACCTGCCGAGCAGCAAGTCCAAAGAAAATGCCGCGCTGCCGATCACCGTCAGCGCGAACGGCGGCCCAACAGCCACCTACCCCGCCGGCACCCTGATGCGCGCCTACGAGCACCTGGGTTCGGACAACGTGCTGCATATCGGCAACGAAACCGAACTGGCCCCCGACCTGTGGCTGACCAGCGGTCTGGCGCTGATCTATACCCGCCGTGAAGTAGAAGTGACCTGGCCAGCCACCGACGACAAGCTCAGCGAGCACACCTGGGATTACGCGCCGCGTATCGGCCTGCGCTACCAGCTCAACCCGGACGTGCAGCTATACGGCAATGTCAGCCGCTCGGTCGAGCCGCCCCACGCCTGGTCGATGCTCTGGAGTTCGCCGCTGCGTTTCCCCAACAGCAACCAGCCGTACAGTGCCCGCCAGCGCGCGCCGATCTCGCTGGATAACCAGACCGCCAGCAGCGTCGAAATCGGCGGCCGTGGCGACTCCATGCTGGGCCAATGGAATGCGGCCTATTACTACTCGCTGGTGCGCAATGAACTGCTGACGGTGGAAATCACTGCCAGCGCTCCTCCTTCTGAATCGAACGCCAGCCCCACCGTCCACCAGGGCATCGAGCTGGGCCTCGATAGCCCGCTGTGGAACGGTGGCGCAACTGGCGTCCTGGCCTTGCGCCAGGCCTACACCTTCAGCGACTTCCACTACCGCGACGACGGCGCCTTTGGCGACAATCGCCTGCCCGGCCTGCCCCGCCACTACTACCAGGCCGAGCTGCGCTACGACCACCCGAGCGGCTTCTACGCCGGGCTCAACACCCTGTACGCCTCCAAGGTGGCGGTGGATTACGCCAATTCCTATTACGCCGATGCCTACGCGATCTTTGGCGCGACCCTGGGCTACGCCTCGCCGAAGGATGACTGGCAAACCTGGCTGGATCTGCGCAACCTGACCGACAAGCGCTACGCCGCCACCGTGACACCGGTGTACAACGCCGCCGGCCAGGACGGCGCCCGCTCGACACCGGGCGAAGGCTTCGGCGCCTATGTCGGCGTGTCGTACAGCTTCAATTGA
- a CDS encoding ABC transporter substrate-binding protein, translating to MPISVLNRRQLLALAGTATAAAFASRFTWADVHAGHGAHAGHAGHGTQPVGSGLDLNSDRWVLPEPRKIKLATNLNAVCLAPVAVADSQGIFKRHNLEVEFVNFGNSTEVLLESMATGKADAATGMALRWLKALEQGFDVKLTAGTHGGCLRLLTLDEGPKSFEALKGTTIGVTDMAAADKNFFSLMLKRHGVDPVRDVTWRVYPIDLLSVALEKGEIQAASGSDPLMYRVKQQPGFAELATNMIEEYANMSCCVVGVSGELARNDTPVAAAITHSILQAHAWASRNPDAVAEEFLKFAINTSREEVHAILTEHTHGYYSVGNTFVKEIAVYARDLKNVEVLRPRTDPLEFAESIHADVFA from the coding sequence ATGCCCATCTCCGTGCTCAACCGCCGTCAGCTGCTTGCCCTGGCGGGTACCGCCACCGCGGCGGCATTCGCCAGCCGCTTCACCTGGGCCGACGTCCATGCTGGCCACGGCGCCCATGCCGGGCACGCTGGCCATGGCACGCAGCCGGTTGGTAGCGGCCTGGATCTGAACAGCGATCGCTGGGTTTTGCCCGAGCCGCGCAAGATCAAGCTGGCCACCAACCTCAATGCCGTTTGCCTGGCGCCTGTGGCGGTCGCCGACAGCCAGGGCATCTTCAAGCGCCATAACCTGGAGGTCGAGTTCGTCAACTTCGGCAACTCCACCGAGGTGCTGCTCGAATCCATGGCCACCGGCAAGGCCGACGCCGCCACCGGCATGGCGCTGCGCTGGCTGAAGGCGCTGGAGCAGGGCTTCGACGTCAAGCTGACCGCCGGCACCCATGGCGGCTGCCTGCGCCTGCTGACCCTGGACGAAGGCCCGAAAAGCTTCGAGGCGCTGAAGGGCACCACCATCGGCGTGACCGACATGGCCGCGGCGGACAAGAACTTCTTCTCGTTGATGCTCAAGCGCCATGGCGTCGACCCGGTGCGCGACGTGACCTGGCGGGTGTACCCCATCGACCTGCTCAGCGTCGCCCTGGAGAAGGGCGAGATCCAGGCCGCCAGCGGCTCCGATCCACTGATGTACCGGGTCAAGCAGCAGCCGGGCTTCGCCGAGCTGGCGACCAACATGATCGAGGAGTACGCCAACATGAGCTGCTGCGTGGTCGGGGTCAGCGGCGAGCTGGCGCGCAACGACACGCCGGTGGCGGCGGCCATCACCCACTCGATCCTGCAGGCCCATGCCTGGGCGTCGCGCAACCCCGATGCGGTGGCCGAGGAGTTTCTCAAGTTCGCCATCAATACCTCCAGGGAAGAGGTGCACGCCATCCTCACCGAGCACACCCACGGCTATTACTCGGTGGGAAACACCTTCGTGAAGGAGATCGCGGTGTACGCCCGCGACCTGAAGAACGTCGAGGTGCTGCGCCCGCGTACCGATCCCCTGGAATTCGCGGAGAGCATCCATGCCGACGTATTCGCTTGA
- a CDS encoding ABC transporter permease gives MPTYSLEQSQAQPRVATPRWRAGLLAALAWIAFALFTAFYPDGGKPWPFTRELAYVGAGIGVLLALLGILPGPCGRLVARLRPAGAWLAALPVLLGIWLLVTAKVVLLPVPFFAPPQALIEVFVDDWFRLGESLLHSLWLLVNGVVVGGIAGFIAGVAIGWSHRIGYWVHPVLRILGPVPSTALLPICFFFFPTSWSASVFLIALATWFPVTVLTWSGVASVDKAYYEVARTLGANARFLVWRVAIPAALPHVFVGLFMGLGASFSVLVVAEMMGVKAGLGWYLQWAQGWAAYANMYAALLVMALLCSGLITLLFIVRDRVLSWQKGAVKW, from the coding sequence ATGCCGACGTATTCGCTTGAGCAAAGCCAGGCGCAACCGCGCGTGGCCACGCCACGCTGGCGCGCTGGCCTGCTGGCCGCACTGGCGTGGATAGCCTTCGCCCTGTTCACCGCGTTCTACCCCGATGGCGGCAAGCCTTGGCCCTTTACCCGGGAGCTGGCGTACGTCGGCGCTGGTATCGGCGTGCTGTTGGCGCTGCTCGGCATCCTGCCGGGGCCGTGCGGCCGGCTGGTGGCACGCCTGCGCCCGGCGGGCGCCTGGCTGGCGGCGCTGCCCGTGCTGCTTGGCATATGGCTGCTGGTCACCGCCAAGGTGGTGCTGTTGCCGGTGCCGTTCTTCGCGCCGCCCCAGGCGCTGATCGAAGTGTTCGTCGATGACTGGTTCCGCCTTGGCGAAAGCCTCCTGCATTCGTTGTGGCTGCTGGTCAACGGCGTGGTGGTGGGCGGCATCGCCGGGTTCATCGCCGGGGTGGCGATTGGCTGGTCGCACCGCATCGGCTACTGGGTGCATCCGGTGCTGCGCATCCTCGGGCCGGTTCCGTCCACCGCGCTGCTGCCGATCTGCTTCTTTTTCTTCCCCACCAGCTGGAGCGCCAGCGTTTTCCTGATCGCTCTGGCGACCTGGTTCCCGGTCACGGTGCTGACCTGGTCGGGTGTGGCCAGCGTCGACAAGGCGTACTACGAGGTGGCCCGCACCCTGGGTGCCAATGCGCGCTTTCTGGTCTGGCGAGTGGCGATCCCGGCCGCATTGCCCCACGTGTTCGTCGGCCTGTTCATGGGCCTGGGCGCTTCGTTCTCGGTGCTGGTGGTGGCCGAGATGATGGGCGTCAAAGCCGGCCTCGGCTGGTACCTGCAGTGGGCCCAGGGCTGGGCCGCCTACGCCAACATGTACGCGGCGCTGCTGGTGATGGCGCTGCTTTGCTCGGGGCTGATCACTCTGCTGTTCATCGTACGTGATCGGGTGTTGTCCTGGCAGAAGGGGGCGGTGAAATGGTGA